The following proteins come from a genomic window of Ailuropoda melanoleuca isolate Jingjing chromosome 2, ASM200744v2, whole genome shotgun sequence:
- the LOC100476430 gene encoding olfactory receptor 2A12 — protein MWMPPGQNQSWVSEFILLGFSSGPTSNRVLFIAFLSLYLSSVLGNALIITLICLDVQLHTPMYFFLCNLSLLDMSCVTTTVPQMLVHLLAHSQTISFAGCWLQMYVFGALGLTECIFFVVMAYDRYVAICHPLRYTVILSWDRCTQLTAGTWACGFFFSLIHTFLTMRLPYCGPNMVNHYFCEGPSVRSLACTDTHLIEMVDLVISVFMVVFPLSLILASYIHIGQIILKIKSTQGRCKAFSTCASHLTVVTLFYVPATYIYMRPNSSYSPERDKQISLFYNVFTAFLNPVVYSLRNKDIKGAFLKVMGWGGMAW, from the coding sequence ATGTGGATGCCTCCAGGGCAGAACCAAAGCTGGGTTTCTGAATTTATTCTGCTTGGCTTCTCCAGTGGCCCCACATCCAACAGAGTCCTCTTCAttgccttcctttccctttacCTGAGCTCAGTCCTGGGCAACGCACTCATCATCACCCTGATCTGCCTGGACGTGCAGCTCCACacgcccatgtacttcttcctctgcaACCTCTCCCTGCTCGACATGAGCTGTGTCACCACCACCGTGCCCCAGATGTTGGTGCACCTCCTCGCTCACTCTCAGACCATCTCCTTCGCTGGCTGTTGGCTGCAGATGTATGTGTTTGGTGCCCTGGGCCTAACTGAGTGTATTTTCTTTGTAGTCATGGcttatgaccgctatgtggccatctgccacCCACTGCGTTATACTGTCATCCTCAGCTGGGACCGCTGCACACAGCTGACAGCTGGGACCTGGGCCTGTGGTTTCTTCTTCTCTCTGATCCATACTTTCCTCACCATGAGGCTGCCGTACTGTGGGCCCAACATGGTCAACCACTACTTCTGTGAAGGCCCCTCAGTACGAAGCTTGGCTTGCACGGATACCCACCTCATTGAGATGGTGGACCTGGTCATCAGTGTCTTCATGGTTGTTTTCCCACTATCCCTCATTCTGGCCTCCTACATCCATATTGGCCAGATCATTCTCAAGATCAAGTCCACTCAGGGCCGCTGCAAGGCTTTTTCCACCTGTGCTTCCCACCTGACTGTGGTCACGCTCTTCTATGTGCCAGCCACGTACATCTACATGAGGCCCAACTCCAGCTATTCTCCTGAGCGAGACAAGCAGATCTCACTCTTTTACAATGTCTTCACTGCCTTCCTCAACCCTGTGGTCTATAGTCTGAGGAACAAGGACATCAAAGGGGCTTTTCTCAAagtgatggggtggggtgggatggccTGGTGA
- the LOC100474670 gene encoding putative olfactory receptor 2B3 → MQNFPSDNHSSVSAFILLGFSRNSYINAILLNIFLRLYLSTLVGNGLTVTLIHVDSRLHTPMYFFLSVLSMLDMSYVTTTVPQMLVHLICQKKTISYVGCVAQMYIFLVLGITEGWLFSVMAYDRYVAICYPLRYKVIMTPWLCGAMVVFCGLWGISCSLVYTVFTMRLPYCVPNEINHFFCEVPAVLKLACADTSFNDQVDFILGFILLLVPLSFILASYVCIFATILKIRSTQSRLKAFSTCGSHITVVTMFCGPAMFMYMNPGANASPERDKKLALFYNVISAFLNPIIYSLRNKDVKRAFLKLTGWGRASE, encoded by the coding sequence atgcaGAACTTCCCCTCGGACAACCACAGCTCTGTGTCTGCATTCATCCTTCTGGGCTTCTCCAGGAATTCCTACATTAATGCAATCCTCCTCAACATCTTCCTCCGTCTCTACCTCTCTACCCTTGTGGGCAATGGGCTCACTGTCACCTTGATCCACGTGGACTCCCGcctccacacacccatgtacttcttcctcagtgTCCTCTCCATGTTGGACATGAGCTATGTCACCACTACTGTGCCCCAGATGTTGGTACATCTGATCTGCCAGAAGAAAACTATCTCCTATGTTGGGTGTGTGGCCCAGATGTACATCTTTCTAGTGTTGGGCATCACTGAGGGCTGGCTGTTCTCTGTCATGGCCTATGACAGATATGTAGCCATTTGTTACCCACTCAGGTACAAGGTTATCATGACCCCATGGCTGTGTGGGGCAATGGTGGTCTTTTGTGGACTGTGGGGAATCAGCTGTTCCCTAGTCTACACTGTCTTCACGATGCGCCTGCCCTACTGTGTCCCCAACGAGATCAATCACTTCTTCTGCGAGGTCCCTGCTGTTCTGAAGCTGGCCTGTGCAGACACATCCTTCAATGACCAAGTAGATTTCATCCTGGGCTTCATCCTTCTCCTGGTACCCCTTTCCTTCATTCTGGCCTCTTATGTCTGCATCTTTGCCACCATCTTGAAGATCCGCTCAACCCAGAGTCGACTcaaggccttctccacctgtggcTCCCACATCACCGTGGTCACCATGTTCTGTGGACCTGCCATGTTTATGTACATGAACCCCGGGGCCAATGCCTCCCCAGAGCGGGACAAGAAATTGGCTCTGTTCTACAATGTTATCTCTGCCTTTCTCAACCCCATCATCTATAGTCTTAGAAACAAAGATGTGAAGAGGGCTTTCCTCAAGTTaacaggctggggcagggcctcTGAGTGA